AGCTCAACCCTCCAAGGGTGAAGGCTACATATTTAAGGCAATTTTGAGCAAGACTGTCCATATCACGTTAATTCACTGTGATTATGGAACAGCGTGTGACAACGCCTGTACTAGCACATCGTGCGTCGAAGATTCGCCTTTTATGCAAACATTATTTTATTGTGAAGAAGCAAGAAGGTCGAGGAAGCGAGAGAAAGAGTGACTGAGCGGCGAGCAAAGCATTATCGGACCAACAACGAGTTGTTTCAACGAATAAAGCTTCAAATCAAGAAGAATAAAGAACATATGATTAGGTGAATAAGGAATACAGGCTAAGAACGTCACATCGTGTGACAACGCCTGCACTAGCACGTCCTGTGCGTCGAAGATTCGCCTTTTATGTGAACATTATTTTATTGTGAAGAAGCAAGAAGGTCGAGGAAGCGAGAGAAAGAGTGACTGAGCGTATCAAGATATACGTGAGGAAACGAGGGAGCGAAGCTGACGAAGAGATTCGCCGCTTATTACCAATAAAACATTATTCCACAGTAGCTCAGTGGTAGAGCAATCGGCTGTTAACCGATCGGTCGTAGGTTCGAATCCTACCTGTGGAGCCATGCTTCCTTAGCTCAGTTGGTAGAGCGCATCCATGGTAAGGATGAGGTCAGCGGTTCAAGCCCGCTAGGAAGCTCCAGTTAAAGCATGTTATGACAAGGGATCCGACATATCAGCGGATGCCTTTTTTGTTTGATTAACAGGAAGTTAACATTGCGGGGATAGCCAGAGCCTAAATTTCTCTTTCAGCTTCTATCGTTAATCCAAAATAGTATGATTTTATTGAATTTCCAAGTGACAAAATACCGATAAAAACGCGGTATTTTGATTTATTTCGACTAAATCACACTTTTTTTAGAAAAAGTATTGTCAAACATAAATAAATTTGTTATTATCTTTTTTGGTAAAAGGTTACCCCGTTATGTAAAAATTGTGGGGAATGTATTTACAGATTATACTGGCCCGTTGGTCAAGTGGTTAAGACACCGCCCTTTCACGGCGGTAACACGGGTTCGAATCCCGTACGGGTCACCAACTATTTTATACTGGCGAATTGTGTGGATACACAATTTGTTTTTCTATGTTGATTACTTATTAAGTGTGCCTTCCATTTCTAAAGATTAGCGTATATATTTTTAGAAGGAGGGAGATAGTAACTATTACGGATTTAATGGCGTGAGAGTAACATACATAGGGCTATAGCCAAGCGGTAAGGCATCGGATTTTGATTCCGTGATTCGCAGGTTCGAATCCTGCTAGCCCTGCCATTTTTTTATTTTATAACAGATAATCGTCCGTAAAACTGTCGGCTCAAATATAGAGAAACCTTTTCGACGAGAGATAACGACTGCTAAAGTCTTGATCACTCAACTTCCACTGATTGAAGGTTTGTTTTATAAAGTTTTTTAAGAGCCTCAGTGGACAGAACCGTAAACAGCCAATCAGTTATTTAAGACGAGCCATTAGCTCAGCTGGTAGAGCATCTGACTTTTAATCAGAGGGTCGGAGGTTCGAATCCTCCATGGCTCACCATACCTAATCAATGAGAATATATTTAGTCGTGAGATATCTATAACCACACGACGGGGCCTTAGCTCAGCTGGGAGAGCGCCTGCTTTGCACGCAGGAGGTCAGCGGTTCGATCCCGCTAGGCTCCACCATACATATGACCAACCCCTAGAGACTATCTCTAGAGGTTTTTATAATTGTTTGAATGAAGGTCCCAAAGACATTTTTAACGCCAAAAATCGAACAATGAAATACACCCTAGATAAGATGTCTTGTCACTATCGAGTGAGAGTAAAATAAGCGGAAATTTTTCGGTTAGATGCAGAAGAGAGCTCATTTTTAGGAATATAAGAGGAAATTTTCCGATTATCCAAAGCGAGAAGACCTATTTCTAAGATTTTCCGGGTCATTAGCGGAGTCTCTCCGCTTAATTAAGCTATTGTCAGGGCTAGTAGCTATTTAAGAGGATTTTTTCCGTCTATTTCTCTAATTGGATTCTTAACCTGATCCCCAAACCGATAAGAGCGGACCCTCACGACCCCAGAGTTGGGAGTCAGTATCTTTTTATAAAGCACCTCCACGGTTTTCTCACTTCTCCCTTTCGATTGCTAGCCGCAACATTTCATTTTCTCCTAAGGATAGACTCGTTTGATCCGTTTCATCCCCCAGCTATCGGTCATTCACTTGTTGAACTTCTGATCATACGAAAAGAGTGGAGCACGGTCAAGTCGAATACAAATATATTAGCTGAAGACAAGCCCTTGGGAAAGTATCCGTCTATAGCGGAAGATCGCTGGATGAGTTGTGCTAAATAGGGGTGTTTTGTCAGATGAAATGGTCGTTCGCAACCTAATTTTCTAATAATTCGGTTCGTTATAAAGTGACAAGGACTACCGTGAAGGGCGTGTGGGGCATAGGATCAACGTGAAGAATTGACGAGAGGATTAAAGGAGAGTTCGTGGTGCCTTCACAAAATAAAAAGTCAGGCTATGTATAGTCAGTCAGGGGTGTATTCGTAATATATAGAAGTAGTTTAAATTTAAAAAAATAAAGGCTTGTATGCCCAATAATACTTTGGCTACAAGCCTGTTTTTCTGTTATAAGAGCGGGCTGTTATTTTTTAGTTGCATCGATTGGTATTGGTTTAAGAGTTTATCTAAATGTGTACTTACTTCCACGACTTCTTCAGAGGTGCGCTGTTTATCAGTTGTAAGGTAGTGCATCTTTGAACGGGTTTTCTCGATTTCCGTGAGTAAAGCGTGTTTAGAAAGATTTTGAATAGTCACAGTCATCGTCAATGACCCCCTTCTACATGTAGTGTGCACCAATGGTTGTACAGTAGGGAACATCTGTCACTAAAGTTTAAATATTTACTCTCATAATACCCTTTACAGTTTTTTAGTAAACGTGGATTTAATGGAAATCCTCTATTCTTTTTTTGCTTTTAAGTGATAAAATAAAGATTGTGTATTAAATTGAAACCTTTCATTTGCGTGAACGTATACAAGGTAACCGCAGTGAAGCGGAGGTT
The genomic region above belongs to Bacillus sp. A301a_S52 and contains:
- a CDS encoding aspartyl-phosphate phosphatase Spo0E family protein translates to MTVTIQNLSKHALLTEIEKTRSKMHYLTTDKQRTSEEVVEVSTHLDKLLNQYQSMQLKNNSPLL